Proteins from one Limanda limanda chromosome 9, fLimLim1.1, whole genome shotgun sequence genomic window:
- the brdt gene encoding bromodomain testis-specific protein has translation MSDVNAFPAGSGNPPPPEVTNPKKHGRVTNQLQYLEKVVIKALLRHHFSWPFRQPVDAVTLRLPDYYTIIKNPMDLGTIMKRLQNKYYCEAHECMKDFNTMFTNCYMYNRPGDDIVFMAQTLEKLFLQKLSQMPKDECNVTAVTPVKEPVKVKKSNAGVFKQRSLVSEVVLQQTVTVLPPHVPQFIPPIQLSAQIDATIKGGFKRKAEPPSSTASAIANAELTPAEEHAAPGTLSSRRGSGGRPIKPPKKDLPAFEEKKVKLSEQLTYCSDILKELLSKRHYAHAWPFYSPVDAVALGLRDYHDVIKQPMDLNTIRKKMDQRDYATVKEFAGDVRLMFSNCYKYNPPTHEVVYMARKLQDIFEARYLKVPQEPEGYSVPHQQVINGKGDGVSNMSISESSVSESSSEEDSPSEDRSMRLASLEEQFRAVSDQLKRLSEDPVMKPKKKDKLKKEKKSREKVAAGAKYKSSKDKSLVGKLANSKNSSLHGNGPNIHNVPITCENGVPSVPMTYQEMRQLKLDINKLPGYKLGKLVRIIHAREACLRDSSLEDIEVDFEMLKPSTLRALQRFVAAYLKKCKKDMSNKQLLTPTGGLQTGKVKAPGKSVVVNKEQHLIKKKKPVAKSVSYPDVPFLPRLSESSSSSSSSSGSSNNSKSGSCTLESCDSGSETKRKKQKFEESCQKVKTKLKVPRAVCSKQITVTKVTVKPCQPPPAVQSSVAETEVHPTHHDAQQTCDMLTLSPPDLSALLSPMASPVLLLDWAAARFEGPVLSPLSNSPLQSKDETGSNLRFPKEDLDSQLTNVHNIYSSSKSAEEEKTQIPKKDIVLKNAESWAKLVRESITPAAIKASKESFQQFRKAAIEKEEREKALKKKQVENVKEKETSENSSSLPGPCKTEQNLDPVKEDPDSPERIYTEVSSDAPKDVEQQKENSPKEAQLPSTQLSVKEREMARKKEQERRRREAMCCIDMTMQRDIMTTFELNLD, from the exons ATGTCTGACGTAAACGCCTTTCCTGCTGGGAGCGGAAATCCTCCTCCACCAGAGGTCACCAATCCCAAGAAGCATGGGCGTGTAACCAATCAGCTACAGTATCTGGAGAAGGTGGTGATCAAAGCATTATTGAGGCATCACTTTTCATGGCCCTTTCGCCAGCCtgttgatgcagtgacactgcgTCTGCCA gattattatacaattataaaaaaTCCTATGGATCTGGGAACTATAATGAAGCGTCTACAGAACAAATATTACTGTGAAGCACATGAGTGTATGAAAGACTTCAACACTATGTTTACCAACTGCTACATGTACAATCGG CCTGGAGACGACATTGTTTTTATGGCACAGACTCTGGAGAAGCTTTTTTTGCAGAAGTTGTCCCAAATGCCAAAGGACGAATGCAATGTTACAGCAGTCACTCCAGTGAAGGAGCCGGTGAAGGTGAAGAAATCCAATGCAG GTGTGTTTAAGCAGAGATCCCTCGTGTCAGAAGTTGTTCTCCAACAGACAGTGACGGTCCTCCCTCCTCATGTGCCTCAGTTCATACCACCCATACAGCTCTCTGCACAAATTGACGCAACA ATTAAAGGAGGTTTTAAAAGGAAAGCAGAGCCCCCATCCTCCACCGCCTCAGCGATCGCCAACGCTGAGTTAACCCCTGCTGAGGAGCATGCAGCACCAGGCACATTATCCTCTAGGAGAGGCAGCGGCGGCAGGCCCATCAAACCTCCTAAGAAAGACTTACCTGCCTTTGAGGAAAAGAAGGTCAAGTTGTCTGAGCAGCTCACATACTGCAGTGACATCCTGAAGGAGTTGCTCTCAAAGAGACACTATGCACATGCATGGCCCTTTTATTCCCCTGTTGATGCCGTGGCTTTGGGCTTGCGCGACTACCATGACGTCATCAAGCAGCCAATGGACTTGAACACCATCAGG AAAAAAATGGATCAACGAGATTATGCGACTGTAAAGGAGTTTGCCGGTGACGTGAGGCTGATGTTCTCCAACTGTTACAAATACAATCCACCCACACATGAAGTCGTCTACATGGCAAGAAAACTCCAG GACATTTTTGAGGCTCGTTATCTGAAAGTCCCCCAAGAACCAGAGGGCTACTCTGTACCTCACCAGCAAGTTATCAACGGAAAAGGAGACGGGGTCAGCAATATGTCGATCTCAGAGAGTTCTGTCAGTGAAAGCTCCTCAGAGGAAGACAGTCCCTCAGAAGATCGGTCCATGCGGCTGGCCAgcctggaggagcag TTTAGAGCCGTTAGTGATCAGCTGAAGAGACTGAGCGAAGACCCTGTGATGAAGccaaagaagaaagacaagttaaaaaaggagaaaaagtcCAGAGAAAAGGTTGCTGCTGGAGCAAAGTACAAATCCTCAAAAGACAAATCTCTTGTTGGAAAACTCGCCAACAGCAAGAACTCTTCTTT GCATGGAAACGGACCCAATATTCACAATGTACCCATAACATGTGAGAATGGGGTCCCATCAGTACCGATGACTTACCAGGAGATGAGGCAGTTGAAATTAGACATCAACAAGCTGCCCGGCTACAAACTGGGCAAGTTGGTGAGGATCATTCATGCCAGGGAGGCTTGTCTGCGAGATTCTTCTTTAGAGGACATCGAGGTTGACTTTGAAATGCTCAAGCCTTCCACACTGAGAGCGCTGCAGAGGTTTGTTGCAGCATATCTCAAGAAATGCAAGAAGGACATGAGCA ATAAACAGCTGCTGACGCCCACAGGAGGACTGCAGACTGGGAAAGTAAAAGCTCCTGGAAAATCTGTGGTTGTCAACAAAGAGCAGCActtgataaagaaaaaaaagccagtTG CTAAATCTGTGTCATATCCTGACGTCCCCTTCCTGCCACGCCTCAGTGAGAGCAGCAGCTCGTCATCATCCAGCTCTGGCAGCAGCAACAATAGTAAAAGTGGTTCTTGCACTCTTGAAAGCTGTGACTCTGGATCAG aaacaaaaagaaagaagcagaaatTTGAAGAATCTTGCCAAAAGGTTAAGACAAAG ttgaAGGTTCCACGTGCTGTTTGTAGCAAGCAGATAACAGTGACAAAAGTCACTGTCAAGCCGTGtcagcctcctcctgctgtgcaGTCCTCTGTGGCAGAAACTGAAGTTCACCCAACGCACCACGATGCACAACAGACCTGTGACATGCTAACCTTATCCCCTCCAG ACTTGTCTGCCCTCCTGTCCCCCATGGCATCTCCAGTACTTTTACTGGACTGGGCCGCTGCCAGATTTGAG GGCCCAGTGCTTTCTCCTCTTAGCAACAGTCCACTACAGTCCAAGGATGAAACAGGGTCCA ATCTCAGATTTCCTAAGGAGGACCTTGACAGTCAATTAACTAATGTGCATAACATCTACTCATCAAGTAAATCTGCTGAAGAGGAAAAAACCCAGATCCCCAAAAAG GACATTGTCCTGAAAAATGCTGAGTCTTGGGCAAAACTGGTGAGAGAGTCCATCACCCCAGCTGCCATCAAGGCCTCAAAGGAGAGCTTCCAGCAATTCCGTAAGGCTGCCATAGAAAAGGAGGAACGTGAAAAAGCTCTTAAGAAGAAACAGGTTGAAAACGTAAAGGAGAAGGAGACTtcagaaaacagcagcag CCTCCCAGGCCCATGTAAGACTGAACAAAATCTAGACCCTGTTAAAGAGGATCCTGATTCACCAGAGAGGATTTACACAGAGGTTTCCTCAGATGCTCCCAAAGATGTTGAGCAGCAAAAGGAAAATTCTCCTAAGGAAGCACAGCTTCCATCCACACAGCTCTCAGTGAAGGAAAGGGAGATGGCCCGCAAAAAGGAACAAGAGCGTCGCAGGAGAGAGGCT atgTGTTGCATTGACATGACAATGCAGCGGGACATCATGACAACATTTGAGCTCAACCTGGACTGA
- the ephx4 gene encoding epoxide hydrolase 4, whose translation MARVLHNLLLFLIGLAQRTRVVGYWSLIYAYCALCTVVALLKLCWNLVLRPTTTFRWTIRESPPACLNDTSLGTHCYVRIKESGLRFHYVAAGERGKPLMLFLHGFPEFWFSWRYQLREFKSEFRVVAIDMRGYGESDLPLSTESYSFENLVTDVKDIVEYLGYNRCCLVGHDWGGTIAWLFAIHYPEMVTKLIVLNCPHPSVFTDYALRHPSQLLKSSHYFFFQLPRFPELMLSINDFKALKALFTSRSTGIGSKGRWLTAEDLEAYLYALSQPGALTGALNYYRNVFSSLPLSQNHVRSPVLLLWSERDTFLEQEMAEACRLYIRNHFRLNIISGASHWLQQDQPDIVNTLIWTFLKEGEGRKSYRN comes from the exons ATGGCGAGAGTGCTCCACAACTTGCTGTTATTCCTGATCGGACTTGCGCAGAGAACCCGAGTTGTGGGGTACTGGTCGCTGATCTACGCGTATTGTGCTCTGTGCACCGTCGTGGCGCTGCTGAAACTTTGCTGGAACCTCGTCCTGAGGCCGACGACCACCTTCCGATGGACGATCCGGGAGAGTCCGCCCGCCTGTCTGAATGACACGTCCTTGGGCACCCACTGTTATGTTAGGATCAAG GAGTCCGGCCTTAGGTTTCACTATgttgctgctggagagagaggaaagccACTCATGCTGTTCTTACACGGCTTCCCTGAGTTCTG gtTCTCCTGGCGATACCAGCTACGTGAGTTCAAGAGTGAGTTCCGTGTGGTGGCCATCGACATGCGGGGCTACGGAGAGTCCGACTTGCCCCTTTCCACCGAAAGTTACAGCTTCGAGAACCTGGTTACGGACGTCAAGGATATTGTGGAGTATTTAG GGTACAACAGATGCTGCCTAGTGGGCCATGACTGGGGCGGGACCATAGCCTGGCTCTTTGCCATTCACTACCCAGAGATGGTGACGAAACTCATCGTCCTGAACTGTCCCCATCCTTCTGTGTTCACAG ATTATGCTCTGCGCCACCCGAGCCAGTTGCTGAAATCGAGTCATTACTTCTTCTTCCAGCTGCCCCGCTTCCCGGAGCTCATGCTCTCCATCAATGATTTCAAG GCTCTGAAGGCCTTGTTCACCAGCCGCAGCACAGGGATCGGTAGTAAAGGCCGGTGGCTCACTGCTGAGGACCTGGAGGCCTACCTGTATGCACTCTCACAGCCGGGGGCTCTTACTGGAGCCCTCAACTATTACAGGAATGTCTTCAG CTCCCTCCCTCTGAGCCAGAACCACGTCAGGtctcctgtgctgctgctgtggagcgaGCGGGACACATTTCTGGAGCAGGAAATGGCCGAGGCATGCCGCCTCTACATCAGGAACCATTTCCGTCTCAACATCATCTCCGGGGCCAGTCACTGGCTGCAGCAGGACCAGCCTGACATCGTCAACACCCTCATATGGACCTTCCTCAAGGAAGGAGAGGGACGCAAGAGCTACAGGAACTAA